One Mycobacterium sp. SMC-4 DNA window includes the following coding sequences:
- a CDS encoding TetR/AcrR family transcriptional regulator: MTGGSAGPVKRSAEDWIQAGYAILAEEGIKALKLDRLCTHLGVTKGSFYWHFTDMAGYRTAMVTAWAELRDRDRRHFGDLVDLLPRRRLSIMMSALLSARQGRLERAMREWARTDPAVAASVRAADLRVLSAVRRAFTDAGFTAEESDLRANATFAAGIGFLHLAPEADDERLAAQQEGFLDLLMAR, translated from the coding sequence ATGACCGGAGGATCCGCGGGCCCTGTCAAGCGATCCGCTGAAGACTGGATTCAGGCCGGGTACGCGATCCTGGCCGAGGAAGGGATCAAGGCGCTCAAGCTCGATCGACTCTGCACTCATCTCGGCGTCACAAAGGGCAGTTTCTACTGGCATTTCACCGATATGGCCGGCTACCGGACCGCGATGGTCACCGCCTGGGCCGAACTGCGGGACCGCGACCGCAGGCACTTCGGCGACCTGGTCGACCTTCTGCCGCGACGCCGACTGTCGATCATGATGTCGGCCCTGCTCAGCGCCCGGCAGGGGCGTCTGGAAAGAGCAATGCGGGAATGGGCTCGCACCGATCCGGCCGTCGCCGCGAGTGTGCGCGCTGCGGATCTACGGGTGCTCTCCGCGGTTCGCCGAGCCTTCACCGATGCCGGTTTCACCGCGGAGGAATCCGACCTGCGGGCCAACGCGACCTTCGCAGCCGGAATCGGATTCCTGCACCTGGCTCCCGAGGCCGACGATGAACGCCTGGCGGCACAACAGGAGGGGTTCCTCGACCTGCTGATGGCGCGCTGA
- a CDS encoding esterase family protein, with product MRLLDRLRGPWARRLGVAAIATALLPGVVGVAGQSATAGAFSRPGLPVEYLMVPSAGMGRDIKVQFQSGGPNSPAVYLLDGLRAQEDFNGWDINTQAFEWYLDSGLSIVMPVGGQSSFYSDWYQPATNKGPTVTYKWETFLTQELPAFLASQHQVKPTGSAAVGLSMAGSASLILSVYHPQQFTYASSMSGFLNPSEGWWPFLINISMSDAGGFDANEMWGRTEDPNSAWKRNDPMVQIPQIVANNTRIWIYCGNGQPNELGGGDLPATFLEGLTIRTNETFRDNYLAAGGTNGVFNFPDNGTHNWAYWGRELQAMKPDLQAHLL from the coding sequence ATGAGACTTCTTGACAGACTTCGTGGGCCCTGGGCGCGGCGCCTCGGTGTTGCGGCCATCGCCACGGCACTGCTGCCGGGTGTGGTCGGCGTCGCCGGGCAGTCGGCGACCGCCGGTGCCTTCTCCCGGCCCGGCCTGCCGGTCGAGTACCTGATGGTGCCGTCGGCGGGGATGGGACGCGACATCAAGGTGCAGTTCCAGAGCGGCGGCCCGAACTCGCCGGCGGTGTATCTGCTCGACGGCCTGCGCGCGCAGGAGGACTTCAACGGCTGGGACATCAACACCCAGGCGTTCGAGTGGTACCTGGACTCCGGCCTGTCGATCGTGATGCCCGTGGGCGGTCAGTCGAGCTTCTACTCCGACTGGTACCAGCCGGCCACCAACAAGGGTCCGACGGTCACCTACAAGTGGGAGACCTTCCTGACCCAGGAACTGCCGGCCTTCCTGGCCTCGCAGCATCAGGTCAAGCCGACCGGTAGTGCCGCGGTCGGCCTGTCGATGGCGGGCTCGGCGTCGCTGATCCTGTCGGTGTACCACCCCCAGCAGTTCACCTATGCCTCCTCGATGTCGGGCTTCCTGAACCCGTCTGAGGGCTGGTGGCCGTTCCTGATCAACATCTCGATGAGCGACGCCGGTGGCTTCGACGCCAACGAGATGTGGGGTAGGACCGAAGATCCGAACAGCGCCTGGAAGCGCAACGACCCGATGGTCCAGATCCCGCAGATCGTGGCCAACAACACCCGTATCTGGATCTACTGCGGCAACGGCCAGCCCAACGAGCTCGGTGGCGGCGACCTGCCGGCGACCTTCCTCGAAGGTCTGACCATCCGTACCAATGAGACCTTCCGCGACAACTACCTCGCCGCGGGCGGTACCAACGGTGTGTTCAATTTCCCGGATAACGGCACGCACAACTGGGCGTACTGGGGCCGGGAGCTGCAGGCCATGAAGCCGGACCTGCAGGCGCACCTGCTCTGA
- a CDS encoding MDR family oxidoreductase, translated as MTEINAMVAHQDADGDIVVRHEILDDSALPDGEVEIHVEYSSVNYKDALAVTPKAGVGRSYPLVPGIDVVGTVATSRAPGFAVGDTVIAHGHDIGTGRHGGYAQVARYPADYLVKLSSISAADAAAIGTAGFTAAMSVNAVRARISPADGPVLVTGATGGVGSISVDVLAGLGYEVVASTGKREAHDLLRDLGAAEVLDRVPGPEDKVRPLGKAHWAAVVDCVGGKTLSYALSTMKYAGIAAISGLAGSADLPATVHPFILRAVTLAGIDSVLLPIDERRQTWAQIETDLRPRHLQRITSDVPVREVDTVLKTIIGGGVTGRTRVVVHDGF; from the coding sequence ATGACCGAGATCAACGCGATGGTGGCCCACCAGGACGCCGACGGGGACATCGTCGTGCGCCACGAGATTCTCGACGACTCCGCGTTGCCCGATGGCGAGGTCGAGATCCACGTCGAGTACTCCAGCGTCAACTACAAGGACGCGCTGGCGGTCACACCGAAGGCCGGCGTAGGCCGCTCCTATCCGTTGGTGCCGGGTATCGATGTCGTGGGCACGGTGGCCACCAGTCGCGCACCCGGCTTCGCCGTCGGGGACACCGTGATCGCCCACGGCCATGACATCGGCACCGGCCGACACGGCGGCTACGCGCAGGTGGCACGCTATCCCGCCGACTATCTGGTCAAGTTGTCGTCGATCAGCGCGGCCGATGCGGCAGCCATCGGCACCGCCGGTTTCACTGCGGCGATGAGCGTCAACGCGGTGCGCGCACGCATCTCCCCGGCCGACGGTCCGGTTCTGGTCACCGGCGCCACCGGCGGGGTCGGCAGCATCAGCGTGGATGTGCTGGCCGGCCTCGGCTATGAGGTCGTCGCCTCCACCGGCAAGCGCGAAGCACACGACCTGTTACGGGACCTCGGCGCAGCCGAGGTCCTCGACCGGGTGCCCGGGCCTGAAGACAAGGTGCGGCCCCTGGGCAAGGCGCACTGGGCCGCTGTGGTGGACTGCGTCGGCGGCAAGACGCTTTCTTACGCGTTGAGCACGATGAAATATGCTGGCATCGCTGCGATCTCAGGTCTGGCCGGTTCGGCGGACCTACCCGCAACGGTCCATCCGTTCATCCTGCGCGCGGTGACCCTGGCGGGGATCGATTCGGTGCTGCTCCCGATCGACGAACGCCGGCAGACGTGGGCTCAGATCGAAACCGATCTGCGGCCGCGCCACCTGCAGCGCATCACCAGCGATGTCCCGGTGCGCGAGGTGGACACCGTGCTCAAAACGATCATCGGCGGCGGAGTCACCGGGCGCACCCGCGTGGTCGTGCACGACGGGTTCTGA
- a CDS encoding acyl-CoA dehydrogenase family protein: MAINLEMPKKLQAVIEKGHQGAAEMIRPISRKYDLREHDYPVELDTLADLFEGISEAKTISFAGTDAFVGATENDKKANVNGANMSALLNALEISWGDVALLLSVPRQGLGNAAISSVATPEQLERLGKGVWAAMAITEPEFGSDSAAVATTAVLDGDEYVINGEKIYVTAGSRATHIVVWATLDKTKGRAAIKSFIVPRDHPGVTVERLENKLGIKASDTAAIRFENARIPKDNLLGDPEIHVEKGFAGVMETFDNTRPIVAAMAVGVARAALEDLRKILTHAGIEISYDKPAHAQSAAAAEFLRMEAEWESGYLLTVRSAWQADNRIPNSKEASMGKAKAARVASDITLKAVEMAGTAGYSEETLLEKWARDSKILDIFEGTQQIQQLVVARRLLGLSSAELK; this comes from the coding sequence ATGGCAATCAATCTGGAGATGCCCAAGAAGCTCCAGGCGGTCATCGAGAAGGGCCACCAAGGCGCCGCCGAGATGATCCGGCCGATCTCCCGAAAGTACGACCTCCGGGAGCACGACTACCCGGTCGAGCTCGACACCTTGGCAGACCTCTTCGAGGGCATCTCGGAGGCCAAGACGATCTCGTTCGCGGGTACCGACGCCTTCGTCGGCGCCACCGAGAACGACAAGAAGGCCAATGTCAACGGCGCCAACATGTCCGCGCTGCTCAATGCGCTGGAGATCTCCTGGGGAGATGTGGCGCTGTTGTTGTCGGTGCCCCGTCAGGGGCTCGGTAACGCCGCGATCTCATCGGTTGCCACCCCTGAGCAGCTCGAGCGTCTCGGCAAGGGTGTGTGGGCGGCCATGGCCATCACCGAGCCGGAGTTCGGCTCGGACTCCGCGGCGGTGGCGACCACCGCGGTTCTCGACGGCGACGAGTACGTGATCAACGGTGAGAAGATCTACGTCACCGCCGGATCGCGCGCCACCCACATCGTGGTGTGGGCGACCCTGGACAAGACCAAGGGCCGTGCGGCGATCAAGTCGTTCATCGTGCCGCGTGATCATCCGGGCGTCACGGTCGAGCGGCTGGAGAACAAGCTGGGCATCAAGGCGTCCGACACCGCCGCGATCCGATTCGAGAATGCCCGCATCCCCAAGGACAACCTGCTCGGCGACCCGGAGATTCACGTCGAGAAGGGCTTCGCCGGGGTCATGGAGACCTTCGACAACACCCGGCCCATCGTAGCGGCCATGGCTGTCGGCGTCGCCCGGGCGGCGCTGGAGGACCTGCGCAAGATCCTCACCCATGCCGGTATCGAGATCTCCTACGACAAGCCCGCCCATGCGCAGAGCGCCGCAGCCGCGGAATTCCTGCGGATGGAGGCCGAGTGGGAGTCGGGCTACCTGCTCACCGTGCGGTCCGCGTGGCAGGCCGACAACCGCATCCCGAACTCCAAAGAGGCCTCGATGGGTAAGGCCAAGGCCGCGCGCGTAGCCAGTGACATCACCCTCAAGGCCGTCGAGATGGCCGGTACCGCAGGCTATTCCGAGGAGACGCTGCTGGAGAAGTGGGCTCGCGACTCGAAGATCCTCGACATCTTCGAAGGCACCCAGCAGATTCAGCAGTTGGTGGTGGCGCGCCGCCTCCTCGGCCTGAGCTCGGCGGAACTGAAGTAG
- a CDS encoding acyl-CoA dehydrogenase family protein: protein MTNTLPSKRRDHESAVGLQKHKRSATDIGLALITPLLGQEFLDKYNLRDPLNRGLRYGVKQAFSAAGASTRQFKRIQGLGKPATRLKSSGSDAFDLTPDDDQKMIIATVEEFAEEILRPAAHDADAAASYPPDLIVKAAELGITAIKIPEDFDGIAEHRSTVTNALVAEALAYGDMGLALPILAPGGVASALTHWGSADQQATYLKEFAGENVPQACLAIAEPQPLFDPTALKTTAVRTPSGYRLDGVKSLVPAAADAELFIVAAQLNGKPALFLVEGSTKGLTVKADPSMGIRAAALGRVQLDNVVVPVSARLGEDEATDADYSEAIALSRLGWAALAVGTSHAVLDYVIPYIKERHAFGEPIAHRQSVAFMCANIAIELDGLRLITWRGAARADQGLPFAREAALAKKLGSDKGMQIGLDGVQLLGGHGYTKEHPVERWYRDLRAIGVAEGVVLL, encoded by the coding sequence ATGACGAATACCCTGCCGTCCAAGCGACGCGACCACGAGAGTGCTGTGGGACTGCAGAAGCACAAGCGCTCGGCCACCGACATTGGCCTGGCCCTGATCACTCCGTTGCTGGGCCAGGAGTTCCTGGACAAGTACAACCTGCGCGATCCGCTCAACCGCGGCCTGCGCTACGGCGTGAAGCAGGCGTTCTCTGCCGCAGGCGCATCCACCCGGCAGTTCAAGCGGATCCAGGGCCTCGGCAAGCCGGCGACCCGGCTCAAGTCCAGCGGCTCTGACGCGTTCGACCTCACTCCCGACGACGACCAGAAGATGATCATCGCGACCGTCGAGGAGTTCGCCGAGGAGATCCTGCGCCCGGCAGCGCACGATGCTGATGCCGCCGCGTCCTATCCCCCGGACCTGATCGTCAAAGCAGCCGAACTCGGCATCACGGCGATCAAGATTCCTGAGGACTTCGACGGCATCGCCGAGCACCGCAGCACGGTCACCAATGCGTTGGTCGCCGAGGCACTGGCCTACGGCGACATGGGCCTGGCCTTGCCTATTCTGGCTCCCGGCGGTGTCGCCTCCGCGTTGACGCATTGGGGCAGTGCCGATCAGCAGGCGACCTACCTCAAGGAGTTCGCCGGCGAGAATGTGCCCCAGGCGTGCCTGGCCATTGCCGAACCGCAGCCGCTATTCGACCCGACGGCGCTGAAGACTACCGCGGTGCGCACCCCCAGCGGCTACCGCCTCGACGGCGTCAAGTCGCTGGTCCCGGCGGCCGCCGACGCGGAACTGTTCATCGTCGCCGCCCAACTCAACGGCAAGCCCGCGCTCTTCCTCGTTGAAGGGTCGACGAAGGGCCTGACGGTCAAAGCCGATCCGAGCATGGGCATTCGTGCCGCAGCGCTGGGCCGGGTGCAATTGGACAACGTCGTCGTCCCGGTGAGCGCGCGCCTCGGCGAGGACGAAGCCACCGATGCCGACTACAGCGAGGCGATCGCGCTGTCGCGGCTGGGCTGGGCGGCCCTGGCAGTCGGAACCTCGCACGCAGTGCTCGATTACGTCATCCCTTACATCAAGGAACGCCACGCATTCGGTGAGCCCATCGCGCACCGGCAGTCGGTGGCGTTCATGTGCGCCAACATCGCGATCGAACTCGACGGATTGCGGTTGATCACCTGGCGTGGCGCTGCCCGCGCAGATCAGGGCTTGCCGTTCGCCCGCGAGGCCGCACTGGCCAAGAAGCTCGGCAGCGACAAGGGCATGCAGATCGGCCTTGACGGCGTGCAACTGCTCGGCGGCCACGGCTACACCAAGGAACACCCGGTCGAACGCTGGTACCGCGACCTTCGGGCGATCGGCGTGGCCGAAGGCGTTGTGCTGCTCTGA